A segment of the Pedobacter faecalis genome:
TTCATTGAAAGGCTGTCGTATAAACGGCCGTTGATCATGACATATTTAATCTTTTCTGAATTGCGGATGTCATCCAGCGGGTTTGCATCCATAACGATCAGGTCGGCGAGTTTTCCGGGCTCGAGCGAGCCGATTTCCATCTTCATTCCTAAGTAAGCCGCGCCGTTTAAGGTGGCGCACTCAATGGCGCGCAACGGACTCATTCCTCCCTGAACAAGCATCCAAAGTTCCCAGTGGGCGCCAAGCCCTTGTATTTGTCCGTGAGCGCCCAGGTTTACCTTGGTATTTCCACCGTCGGCAATCTGTTTTACAGCTTTGGAAACCTCAATATGTCCGTAATCGCCATACTCTGAAGTGGTACGCCTGCGGGCGCGCGAATCAATGATCGGCCTCGGTGTAAATGCCATCAGCCGCTCGTTCTCCCAGACATTGGTGCGGTCGTACCAGTAATTTTCGCCCCACTGGGCGCCATAGCTTACAATAAGGGTTGGAGTGTAGGCCACCGTGGTATTGTTCCAGAAAGATACCACATCTTTATATACAGGAGCTACCGGGATACTATGCTCTATCCCCGTATGGCCGTCGGCCACCATGTTCATGTTATGAAAAAACGTAGAACCACCTTCGGGCACAACCATCATTTTCAATCTGCGCGCAGCCTCCAGGATTTGCTGGCGCTGATCGCGGCGGGGCTGGTTGTAAGACTTTACAGAGAATGCACCCACAGATTTTAACCTGCGCAGATGGGAAAGCGCGTCGTCCAGACTGTTGATTACCACTTTAAAGTCGCCATCGGCACCATACAGGATAGAACCGGTGGAGTAAAGACGCGGCCCCACAAGTCGGCCAGCCTTGATCATTTCAGCCTGACTGAATACCATTTCTGTGTTGCTCGACGGGTCGTGCGCTGTAGTTACCCCAAAGGCAAGATTGGCCAGGTACGACCAATCGTTTTGAGGACTGATCCCGTCCGGACTCGTGCGCAGGTGTGCGTGTACATCGACAATTCCGGGCATAATGGTTTTGCCTGTCACGTCAATCACCCTTGCAGCCTCGGGAATGGCGACCTCGGACGCTTTACCTACAGCGATGATCTTATTGTTTTCAATCACGATGGTGCCTTCTTCAATGACCTGATTGCCCTTTACGGTGATGATCCGTGCACCCTTAAGTGCTGTAAGGCCAGTGGGCATATCGCTTTTCAGCTTAAGGTCCATGGTGATGCCGAGCGAGTCGGCCGCCACTGGTTTGGCGCCACTGCCCTGGTCAAAATGGTTCTTAATTTCGGTGCTGAAATACTGCTCGCCGAGTGTCCAGTACAATTTGCTGGCATCGTTGCTCCAGTGTACATAGGTTCCTGCGTCTTTAGATACCCGGGTCAGGGGCACTGACTTGTTGCCGGCCGATAGATCAAGTGCGCTTCCGGTGGTGACCATCGGCGTTATATATACATTAAACAGTTCGGTAAAAGCCATCCATTTGCCGTCCGGGCTCGGACAGAATTGTGTGGCGTAAGTAGAGGTGTAATGCGTGCGTTCGTTGCCGCCGTTCAGGTCTACGCTTTTAAATGCCTTCTTACCGCCTTCGCTGCCCTGAAAATAGATCCGGGTATCGTCTTTGTTGAACTGCGGACGGATGCCTGATTCGGAGATCAGTGTTTTTGCACCTCCGCCGGCTGGCATCACAAAGATGCCGGTGTTGCGGCCAAAGGCATAACCTAGTACATCGTTCCCAATTCCCTTTCGGAATACGATGCGGTCGCCCTTGCTAGAGAACCTCGGCGAATAGTAAAAGCCTTTTTCATCGGTGAGCGACACAATTTTACCTGTTTTAAGGTCGGCCTTTTTTATAGCACCTTTAAACTCATCGCTCCAGGTAGCAAATATCACAGACTTGCCGTCGGGACTTATCTGTGGTTCAAACTCAAAGTCCAGTCCCTCAGTAACCCTCACCGCTTTACCTTCGGGCAGGTCCTTTTTGTAAAGGAACCCGGCGGCGTTAAACACCACAAACTTGCCGTCGGGAGAGGTGGTGAGTTGCCTGATCATCTTGGCGGTAAACTCGGGCACGAATGCTTTTTGAGGAAAATGCAGGGCATCCTGAACGGTTTGCTTGCTGGATACCTGAAAGGGTATATCGCTAATAACCAATGAAGCTACCTCCATTTTTTTAATTTTCCCTTTACCATAAAAAACGATGTTTTTGCTGTCGGGCGTCCATGCAAAATTGGGGTAGACGCCGAAAATAGCCCAGGTTTCCTGCTGGTCGTGCGATAAATCATCTGTTAAAGGCCATTCTTCGCCGGTTTGCATGTTCTGGACGAACAGTACTGATTTTAGTCGCACCCTCCGTACATAAGCCATCATCTTGCCATCAGGCGAGAT
Coding sequences within it:
- a CDS encoding amidohydrolase family protein; protein product: MRKILLLLSTLFSFIHPVAFSQDKWDIEKYQGATKTFTILTDEGTWMNLDVSSDGKDIVFDLLGDIYIMPIVGGGATLLSGGIAWDVQPRFSPNGKFISYTSDKSGADNIWIMNRDGSGKRQVTKETFRLLNNATWTPNSEYLIARKHFTGSRSLGAGEMWMYSIYGGEGVQLTKRKNDQQDAGEPNVSPDGRYLYFSEDVSPGPNFEYSKDPNGMIYAIRQLDMTTGKLSNLIAVQGGAARPQISPDGKMMAYVRRVRLKSVLFVQNMQTGEEWPLTDDLSHDQQETWAIFGVYPNFAWTPDSKNIVFYGKGKIKKMEVASLVISDIPFQVSSKQTVQDALHFPQKAFVPEFTAKMIRQLTTSPDGKFVVFNAAGFLYKKDLPEGKAVRVTEGLDFEFEPQISPDGKSVIFATWSDEFKGAIKKADLKTGKIVSLTDEKGFYYSPRFSSKGDRIVFRKGIGNDVLGYAFGRNTGIFVMPAGGGAKTLISESGIRPQFNKDDTRIYFQGSEGGKKAFKSVDLNGGNERTHYTSTYATQFCPSPDGKWMAFTELFNVYITPMVTTGSALDLSAGNKSVPLTRVSKDAGTYVHWSNDASKLYWTLGEQYFSTEIKNHFDQGSGAKPVAADSLGITMDLKLKSDMPTGLTALKGARIITVKGNQVIEEGTIVIENNKIIAVGKASEVAIPEAARVIDVTGKTIMPGIVDVHAHLRTSPDGISPQNDWSYLANLAFGVTTAHDPSSNTEMVFSQAEMIKAGRLVGPRLYSTGSILYGADGDFKVVINSLDDALSHLRRLKSVGAFSVKSYNQPRRDQRQQILEAARRLKMMVVPEGGSTFFHNMNMVADGHTGIEHSIPVAPVYKDVVSFWNNTTVAYTPTLIVSYGAQWGENYWYDRTNVWENERLMAFTPRPIIDSRARRRTTSEYGDYGHIEVSKAVKQIADGGNTKVNLGAHGQIQGLGAHWELWMLVQGGMSPLRAIECATLNGAAYLGMKMEIGSLEPGKLADLIVMDANPLDDIRNSEKIKYVMINGRLYDSLSMNEVGGREKLRGKLWFETGKGMIYSFPTGIAETWTYGVPQCE